Sequence from the Xenorhabdus nematophila ATCC 19061 genome:
AACAAAATCCAGCGTTGCACCCACGTTCTTTTCCTTTCAGCTATCTTATCCAGTGAGCACTACTGGTGTGGTGCCCTTTAGGGCCTTCTCCTGTATATCGGTTTTTCACCGGTAATTCTTAATTTGCCAAAATATTTCGCTAAAACGTCAGTTTGATTCTGATTATCGCATATTTGCATTTATAGCTTGATGTCTTGGCATACCTTTCAGTATGTTCAGGAGAAACAACATGGTTTATTGGATATTTCTTGCACTGGCTATCGTGGCAGAAGTGATTGGTACTCTGTCAATGAAACAAGCCAACATTTCAGGTGATTTTACAGGCATGATCGTGATGTACACCATGATCACAGCTTCTTATATTTTACTGGCAATTGCCGTGAAAAAAGTGGCATTGGGGGTGGCCTATGCGTTATGGGAAGGTATTGGTATCCTGTTTATTACGACTTTTAGTGTGTTATGGTTCAATGAATCACTGTCATTGATGAAAATAGGGGGAGTAACACTACTGATTGCCGGGATTTTCTTAATCAAAATAGGTGTAAAAAAAGTCTCTGACAATGCTTTAAATAAACAAACCAAGGAGGCATAAAATGCTGGCCCAATTTGAATGGTGGCATGCTGCGTTCTTGTCTTTGGCGGTTTTTTTGGAAATTATTGCAAATATTTTATTGAAATTATCCAATGGATTTCAGCGTTTTTGGATCGGTCTTTTATCCTTGGCTGCTGTTTCAGGCGCATTCAGCGCATTAGCTCAGGCTGTTAAAGGCATTGAGCTTTCTATTGCTTATGCTTTATGGGGAGCATTTGGTATTATTGCTACTGTTGCAGCGGGTTGGATCATGTTTAATCAGCGACTTAATTTTAAGGGATGGAGTGGTATTCTACTATTATTGATTGGCATGATTATGATTAAAATGGCTTAAGTGCAACTTGTAACTTAAATTCAATATACAAAATGGCATTGAAGAAATAACAAATAATTTTTTCAATGCCATGTGCATTTTGATGAGATTATTTTATAAAGCTGCGATGATTTTAATTTCTACTTTATATTTAGGATTCATCAATTCGGCTTGAACTGTACAGCGAACGGGGGCACTTCCGGCTACCACCCACGCATCCCAAGCTGCATTCATACCTGCAAAATCGGTTTTATCTGCCAGAAAAATCGTCGCATCCAATATTCTGCTTTTATCTGAACCAAGGCGATGTAACAGAGTATCAATGGCCGCCAGCGTATCGGCTGTTTGCTCTATGATATCGCCATCCAGCTTTTCTGGTACGCTGGTATAATAAATGGTGTCATTGTGAACGACTGCTTCCGACCAACGGGTATCTGGATCAATGCGTTGAATAGTCATTAAATCTCCTGTTAATTAATATACACTTCATCTTTCAAACTGCCTCTTTGTTGGCTGCGTTCGCTCACCCCGGTCACATAGTTATCTATTATGCTCCCGGGGATTTGCTCTCTTGCCGTCGCGATACAACTTGAAATCCATTGTGTATACAATTTTCGCTGAATGGTTATTACAACTCAGTATTGGCATAATTTTGCCACATTTGTTGAAAAATACTGCTTTCTAGTCAAATTATATGATTAATAATCAAATTTTCTCATTAATCTATATGTAGTAAATTGACTTTAAAATATATTTATTTTTCCATATGAAAGGTTAAAACCACCGACTTTAGTCGGTCAGCTTTAGCTGAAAAAGTGTTACTGGGGTCAACATTTTTGGGGCAGAGGCTATTTTTGTGCGACGGTAGGTCAATTAACGGAAGAGATGATAAAGGCCTATTTGGAGCATCATTTTGAACCGAACCCGAATGATAACTTCAGGCTGGATAATTGACGCATCGTTAAGCCGATGCGTATCCGGACTTTCAGTCGTCGGCACCGAAGTGCGCTAACCCACCTACTTCAGTAGGTGGTAGTTAAGTTCTTGTTTCACACTATTAATGAAAAACTCCAAGAAAAGATTATCATCAAATCATACAGCGATAGATTATCTGTAAGTGTTACCCCAAGGAAAAGATTATATTCCAATTTGGATATCGCTGGAACAATAAAGGGGACTGGATTGATATCGGCATTTATCTGGGATGGGTGGAAAATGACAATGTTGCTAAGCAAGTATCATCAAGCGACGCACGTGTACTGACATACTCAAAAACAGACAAAATATAAATTTTATTTATCTTATTTAAGTTATCAGCGCTGTCCTTATTTTAATATAGAACATTCAAATATTGTTCAGGTAACATCTAAGTGATATTTGGCAAGGTTAATTTATATAGATAAGGGGATTGCTATGATAAATAAAAAAATGAATGTTCTGGCGGGACTGTTTTTATCTTTGATTACTGGGGTGGGAGTGGCGGCTGAGAAAGCAGTAACAGGAAGCTTTGGAGTCGTTTCACCTGATAATTTTCATTGCACAAA
This genomic interval carries:
- the mdtJ gene encoding multidrug/spermidine efflux SMR transporter subunit MdtJ, translated to MVYWIFLALAIVAEVIGTLSMKQANISGDFTGMIVMYTMITASYILLAIAVKKVALGVAYALWEGIGILFITTFSVLWFNESLSLMKIGGVTLLIAGIFLIKIGVKKVSDNALNKQTKEA
- the mdtI gene encoding multidrug/spermidine efflux SMR transporter subunit MdtI, whose amino-acid sequence is MLAQFEWWHAAFLSLAVFLEIIANILLKLSNGFQRFWIGLLSLAAVSGAFSALAQAVKGIELSIAYALWGAFGIIATVAAGWIMFNQRLNFKGWSGILLLLIGMIMIKMA
- a CDS encoding RidA family protein gives rise to the protein MTIQRIDPDTRWSEAVVHNDTIYYTSVPEKLDGDIIEQTADTLAAIDTLLHRLGSDKSRILDATIFLADKTDFAGMNAAWDAWVVAGSAPVRCTVQAELMNPKYKVEIKIIAAL